The following proteins are co-located in the Pomacea canaliculata isolate SZHN2017 linkage group LG10, ASM307304v1, whole genome shotgun sequence genome:
- the LOC112574298 gene encoding general transcription factor IIF subunit 1-like isoform X1 yields MSSLQPGPSSSSQNTTTQEFIVRLPKDRKRKFSVMKFGSGAGVDFTRLGDMTAKMERENNLKEYKTANDLDTMPKFGAGSEYGRDLKEEARRKKYGIIMKKYNPEDQPWLLRLGAGKQARKYKGVREGTISENTSYYIFVQSPDGAFEAIPAQEWYNFAPVSRYKYLNADEAEEEFSRRDKTLNYFNIMLKKRMKNEEKEVEPDEGEKPANKRASKSKKKNKDFLLTDMDEWADLSDIDDDDDMDDEEEEKPKDEGDKSKKKGKAKGKGKRVKNAKQNSDDEAVEESDEGDFDDREVDYMSDTSSSSMSEPEEKEKKYEEKGVAEEAGLRNILASDGEDDEEEEANEEEENEEDKEKEDDQATKDKKNESESSSSSSDSESDIDKDEKITSALLMQKEKMDKKKAQHEKSEKNMWSVDATDSKGVKRKAEADGPNPKKARSYSPLPSVGSSSSDGITEEAIRRYLQRKPMTTKDLLQKFRSKKLNMTSEQMTHTIVQLLKRINPEKTHVNKKLYLSLKKPE; encoded by the exons ATGTCATCTCTACAG CCAGGTCCGTCATCAAGTTCTCAAAATACGACTACTCAGGAGTTTATCGTAAGACTTCCAAA AGATAGGAAGAGAAAGTTTTCTGTGATGAAGTTTGGATCAGGTGCTGGAGTGGATTTTACAAGACTTGGAGAT atgacagcaaagatggagagggaaaacaatttaaaagaaTACAAGACCGCAAATGATCTGGATACTATGCCAAAGTTTGGTGCTGGAAGTGAATACGGCAGAGACCTAAAAGAAGAAGCACGCAGGAAGAAGTATGGCATTATCATGAAAAAGTACAATCCAGAAGACCAGCCTTGGCTTTTGAGGCTAGGTGCCGGCAAGCAAGCCAGGAA GTACAAAGGCGTAAGAGAGGGAACAATATCAGAAAACACATCATACTACATCTTCGTGCAAAGTCCAGATGGTGCTTTTGAAGCTATCCCAGCGCAGGAATGGTATAATTTTGCACCTGTCAGTCGCTACAAATATCTGAATGCTGATGAGGCTGAGGAGGAGTTCAGCAG aaGGGACAAGACTCTCAACTATTTCAACATCATGTTGAAGAAACGCATGAAGAATGAGGAAAAAGAGGTAGAGCCTGACGAGGGGGAGAAACCTGCAAATAAAAGGGCTTCAAAatctaagaagaaaaataaggatTTT CTACTTACAGACATGGATGAATGGGCAGATCTTTctgatattgatgatgatgatgacatggatgatgaagaagaagaaaagcctAAAGATG AGGGAGATAAGTCTAAAAAGAAAGGCAAGGCCAAAGGTAAAGGCAAACGGGTGAAGAATGCAAAACAGAACTCTGATGATGAAGCTGTTGAGGAAAGTGATGAAGGAGATTTTGATGACAGAGAAGTTGACTACATGTCAGACACAAGCAG TAGCAGCATGTCAGAAccagaagagaaggagaagaagtaTGAGGAGAAGGGGGTTGCAGAAGAGGCTGGGCTGCGTAACATTCTCGCTTCTGATGGTGAGgacgatgaagaagaggaggcaaatgaagaagaagaaaatgaggaagACAAGGAGAAGGAGGATGACCAAGCTACTAAAGATAAAA agAATGAAAGTGAAAGTAGTAGTTCCAGCTCTGACAGTGAATCGGACATtgacaaagatgaaaagatAACCTCTGCTTTACTTATGCAG AAAGAGAAGATGGACAAGAAGAAAGCCCAACATGAAAAATCAGAGAAGAATATGTGGTCTGTAGACGCAACAGATTCAAAAG GTGTCAAGAGGAAAGCTGAAGCTGATGGCCCAAATCCCAAAAAGGCCAGGAGTTACAGCCCTCTTCCCTCAGTCGGCAGCTCTTCAAG TGATGGTATAACAGAAGAGGCTATTAGGAGGTACCTGCAACGCAAACCAATGACTACCAAGGACTTGCTGCAGAAGTTTCGCTCCAAGAAGCTTAATATGACCAGCGAACAGATGACCCACACGATTGTCCAGCTTCTTAAGCGGATCAACCCGGAGAAGACTCATGTCAACAAAAAACTTTACCTTTCACTCAAGAAGCCAGAGTAG
- the LOC112574298 gene encoding general transcription factor IIF subunit 1-like isoform X2 produces the protein MSSLQPGPSSSSQNTTTQEFIVRLPKDRKRKFSVMKFGSGAGVDFTRLGDMTAKMERENNLKEYKTANDLDTMPKFGAGSEYGRDLKEEARRKKYGIIMKKYNPEDQPWLLRLGAGKQARKYKGVREGTISENTSYYIFVQSPDGAFEAIPAQEWYNFAPVSRYKYLNADEAEEEFSRRDKTLNYFNIMLKKRMKNEEKEVEPDEGEKPANKRASKSKKKNKDFLLTDMDEWADLSDIDDDDDMDDEEEEKPKDEGDKSKKKGKAKGKGKRVKNAKQNSDDEAVEESDEGDFDDREVDYMSDTSSSMSEPEEKEKKYEEKGVAEEAGLRNILASDGEDDEEEEANEEEENEEDKEKEDDQATKDKKNESESSSSSSDSESDIDKDEKITSALLMQKEKMDKKKAQHEKSEKNMWSVDATDSKGVKRKAEADGPNPKKARSYSPLPSVGSSSSDGITEEAIRRYLQRKPMTTKDLLQKFRSKKLNMTSEQMTHTIVQLLKRINPEKTHVNKKLYLSLKKPE, from the exons ATGTCATCTCTACAG CCAGGTCCGTCATCAAGTTCTCAAAATACGACTACTCAGGAGTTTATCGTAAGACTTCCAAA AGATAGGAAGAGAAAGTTTTCTGTGATGAAGTTTGGATCAGGTGCTGGAGTGGATTTTACAAGACTTGGAGAT atgacagcaaagatggagagggaaaacaatttaaaagaaTACAAGACCGCAAATGATCTGGATACTATGCCAAAGTTTGGTGCTGGAAGTGAATACGGCAGAGACCTAAAAGAAGAAGCACGCAGGAAGAAGTATGGCATTATCATGAAAAAGTACAATCCAGAAGACCAGCCTTGGCTTTTGAGGCTAGGTGCCGGCAAGCAAGCCAGGAA GTACAAAGGCGTAAGAGAGGGAACAATATCAGAAAACACATCATACTACATCTTCGTGCAAAGTCCAGATGGTGCTTTTGAAGCTATCCCAGCGCAGGAATGGTATAATTTTGCACCTGTCAGTCGCTACAAATATCTGAATGCTGATGAGGCTGAGGAGGAGTTCAGCAG aaGGGACAAGACTCTCAACTATTTCAACATCATGTTGAAGAAACGCATGAAGAATGAGGAAAAAGAGGTAGAGCCTGACGAGGGGGAGAAACCTGCAAATAAAAGGGCTTCAAAatctaagaagaaaaataaggatTTT CTACTTACAGACATGGATGAATGGGCAGATCTTTctgatattgatgatgatgatgacatggatgatgaagaagaagaaaagcctAAAGATG AGGGAGATAAGTCTAAAAAGAAAGGCAAGGCCAAAGGTAAAGGCAAACGGGTGAAGAATGCAAAACAGAACTCTGATGATGAAGCTGTTGAGGAAAGTGATGAAGGAGATTTTGATGACAGAGAAGTTGACTACATGTCAGACACAAGCAG CAGCATGTCAGAAccagaagagaaggagaagaagtaTGAGGAGAAGGGGGTTGCAGAAGAGGCTGGGCTGCGTAACATTCTCGCTTCTGATGGTGAGgacgatgaagaagaggaggcaaatgaagaagaagaaaatgaggaagACAAGGAGAAGGAGGATGACCAAGCTACTAAAGATAAAA agAATGAAAGTGAAAGTAGTAGTTCCAGCTCTGACAGTGAATCGGACATtgacaaagatgaaaagatAACCTCTGCTTTACTTATGCAG AAAGAGAAGATGGACAAGAAGAAAGCCCAACATGAAAAATCAGAGAAGAATATGTGGTCTGTAGACGCAACAGATTCAAAAG GTGTCAAGAGGAAAGCTGAAGCTGATGGCCCAAATCCCAAAAAGGCCAGGAGTTACAGCCCTCTTCCCTCAGTCGGCAGCTCTTCAAG TGATGGTATAACAGAAGAGGCTATTAGGAGGTACCTGCAACGCAAACCAATGACTACCAAGGACTTGCTGCAGAAGTTTCGCTCCAAGAAGCTTAATATGACCAGCGAACAGATGACCCACACGATTGTCCAGCTTCTTAAGCGGATCAACCCGGAGAAGACTCATGTCAACAAAAAACTTTACCTTTCACTCAAGAAGCCAGAGTAG
- the LOC112574299 gene encoding uncharacterized protein LOC112574299 isoform X2, whose protein sequence is MNCTHSLPSSRRPGCTDQHGATSTAREIIHHTMARNEEKQLARLNRFYLEKQRQENLKKRPPRPRLDSLTTGREIRKWLPSITQDIDFYVKQMEVPCYPEKKLEEFSKRIRELKHEYTAFLRKLKTLEPDTDNISWNNRPYSCRKRCLTEKDSEDQDNEEKQTLKISSLSDFVPIATPVLHQANIRDNVYGFPHQAPILWNANPETEDQPLDFKPRLPITDKSQHHEPCSCRDTINILDDVKDGLTNANKPADIPNETRTVLAFCTSCKKSDCHTVCRHSGVPPSFKSEVLCSQEKINAKAGTSSIWITETNKGGEDVIAKSGKAHIYSLQDALPAKTNPLNLDYSDSSSSDEI, encoded by the exons CAAGGGAAATCATTCATCACACAATGGCAAGGAACGAAGAAAAACAGCTCGCCAGACTAAATAGATTTTATCTTGAAAAACAAAGGCAAG AGAACCTCAAGAAAAGACCACCAAGACCAAGACTT GATTCACTGACTACGGGCAGAGAAATACGGAAATGGCTGCCAAGTATCACTCAAGATATAGACTTTTATGTAAAG CAGATGGAGGTGCCATGCTACCCAGAGAAAAAACTTGAAGAGTTTAGTAAGCGGATCAGAGAATTGAAGCATGAATACACTGCATTTCTTCGTAAATTGAAGACATTGGAGCCAGACACAGATAACATATCTTGGAATAATCGCCCATATTCTTGTCGCAAGCGAT gTTTGACTGAAAAAGATAGTGAGGATCAAGACAATGAGGAGAAACAGACCTTAAAGATAAGCAGTTTGAGTGATTTTGTGCCTATAGCTACCCCAGTTCTACATCAAGCTAATATCAGGGATAATGTCTATGGATTTCCACATCAGGCACCTATTTTGTGGAATGCTAACCCTGAGACAGAGGATCAGCCACTTGATTTTAAGCCCAGACTGCCGATAACTGACAAGTCACAACACCATGAGCCATGTAGCTGTAGAGATACAATTAATATTTTGGATGATGTGAAGGATGGTTTGACAAATGCCAACAAACCAGCAGATATTCCAAATGAAACAAGAACAGTTCTAGCTTTTTGTACCTCGTGTAAAAAAAGTGATTGTCATACTGTTTGTAGACATTCTGGTGTTCCTCCTTCTTTTAAATCTGAAGTTCTATGCTCTCAGgagaaaattaatgcaaaagCAGGTACATCTTCTATCTGGatcacagaaacaaataaaggtgGGGAGGATGTTATTGCTAAGAGTGGAAAAGCCCACATATATTCTTTGCAAGATGCACTGCCTGCAAAGACTAACCCTCTAAATCTAGATTATTCAGATTCATCTTCCAGTGATGAAATTTGA
- the LOC112573796 gene encoding LOW QUALITY PROTEIN: peroxidasin-like (The sequence of the model RefSeq protein was modified relative to this genomic sequence to represent the inferred CDS: inserted 2 bases in 2 codons; deleted 3 bases in 2 codons), producing MGTASICLTGIVLMVWIVPQTEGNLACPPRCLCFRSNVRCMFLQLETIPTVPQDTTVLDLRFNKIRTIPRGAFEGLPNLNTLLLNNNEIETLEAGAFDGIPELRYLYLYKNKLVTLDSDVFKDLPKLEQLFLHSNQITRLPKGIFAHTPHLRRLRLDSNALICDCDIMWLADMLKEKHAHTQAAATCEYPQNLQGRSLMSINKEDLRCEKPTITMEPRDVDVTFGNTVYFTCRAEGSPNPEIVWMHNNNQVDISEGRFSLLHDGTLMIEDAQDADQGSYECIARNVAGEVHSNQVTLRYFGEAVVPTFVQKPQNISAVEGETVQFVCHASGHPRPTMSWTKNMRQMGPDPRITEQEDGTLTITNVQESDKGEYQCYAQTLCKLSLLQVTLHPIIDLPPADTSVVEGNPANFTCNARGDPTPRLSWLKDSTEIPRSTEDFELLSNNHILLVRRATRTLQGIYTCRADNAAGFITASARLFIVESTLPSFSQASDTVTAIAGTDITLRCQATGQPDPLYEWMHDGRIVESRNSITVSAGALSITGVSLQDAGRYDCIAENALGRATKSIFLQVQGTSGARPGDRFVTNAIVEATNRVNTAVNNTLAELSDRNRRLTISDLIRTFRYPGPEALEPARAEEIFEQTLEIIQQRVQDGQNFDLQGFENSYRELVSPAHLHMIANMSGCLRHVHSVDCSDSCFHRKYRTMDGTCNNLHNPTWGAANTALQRLLDPIYENGFNTPVGWNKGKLYKGLHLPSPRLVSSXLMSAPHITDDDKHTHMLMQWGQFLDHDLDLAPQAISFAQFADGTRCNETCENKNPCXPIPVPTSDLRIQRHACLGVTRSAATCNSGMTSLFYNTVAPRQQLNVITAFIDASNVYGSSLDEAENLRERTRDRGLLRVGPLTNGGNRLLPFDDSTLAPSDCQIEPGKRHVPCFRAGDHRVNEQLALTAMHTVWMRQHNQIATALLQINNHWDGNKVYHESRKIVGAIMQHITYAHWLPMILGPKGMMMMGQYEGYDPTVNPTIVNEFATAAMRFGHSLIQPILFRLNETFQPIPEGNLPLHRAFFAPYRLLEEGGIDPFLRGLFAAPAKKRMPGEFLNTELTEKLFVMANAIGQDLASLNVQRSRDHGLQFYNDYRPLCGLPRANTFEDLRNEIHHRDTRSKLEALYGHPDNIDLFIGGMSETPLEGAKVGPLFTCILSGQFQRVRDGDRFFYENPGVFTPEQLTEIKRTSLAQVICQSGDNIRRIQRDVFIRVKSDDEYVNCDSIPRLDLRMWSDCCEDCRRRGSFNSFASHFRGRRSVDHSYPEDHPTGNTTEKNELHSEEETDEMVHENRNATEQLRPAEKDTCSGKT from the exons gGATTTGAGATTTAACAAAATCAGAACTATCCCAAGGGGAGCATTTGAGGGACTACCCAATCTAAACACGTT ATTGCTCAACAACAATGAGATAGAGACCTTAGAAGCTGGTGCATTTGATGGAATACCAGAGCTGAGATACTT ATATTTATACAAGAATAAACTAGTTACTCTAGACAGTGATGTTTTTAAAGACCTTCCAAAGCTGGAACAGTT ATTTCTACACAGTAACCAAATTACCAGACTTCCAAAAGGAATATTTGCACATACTCCCCATCTACGGCGATT ACGCCTAGACTCCAATGCCTTGATATGTGACTGTGATATAATGTGGCTAGCAGATATGCTGAAAGAGAAGCATGCCCACACCCAGGCTGCAGCCACCTGTGAATACCCACAAAATCTGCAGGGACGTTCTCTTATGAGCATTAACAAGGAGGATTTGCGATGTG AGAAACCAACCATCACCATGGAACCTCGAGATGTGGATGTTACTTTTGGCAATACTGTATATTTCACATGTCGTGCTGAGGGATCACCCAATCCAGAAATTGTGTGGATGCATAATAA taaccAGGTGGACATATCAGAAGGTCGCTTCAGCCTGCTGCATGATGGCACCCTCATGATCGAGGATGCACAGGATGCTGATCAAGGATCATACGAATGTATTGCCCGCAATGTTGCAGGCGAGGTGCACTCCAACCAAGTCACACTGAGGTACTTTGGCGAGGCAG ttgtACCAACATTTGTGCAAAAACCGCAGAACATATCTGCTGTGGAGGGAGAGACTGTACAGTTTGTCTGCCAT GCTAGTGGACACCCACGTCCAACCATGAGTTGGACTAAAAATATGCGTCAGATGGGGCCGGATCCCAGAATCACTGAACAGGAAGATGGAACACTGACCATCACCAATGTGCAGGAAAGTGACAAAGGGGAATATCAGTGCTATGCTCAAACACTGTGCAAACTATCTCTGCTTCAGGTCACTT TGCACCCAATCATTGACTTGCCGCCAGCAGACACAAGTGTTGTTGAAGGCAATCCTGCAAATTTCACCTGCAATGCTCGTGGAGATCCCACACCTAGACTTAGCTGGCTTAAAGACA GTACTGAGATTCCAAGGAGTACTGAAGACTTTGAGTTGCTGTCTAACAACCACATTCTGCTGGTAAGACGGGCAACTAGAACCCTCCAAGGAATCTATACATGCCGAGCAGACAATGCAGCTGGATTTATCACAGCCTCAGCCAGGCTTTTCATCGTTGAGAGCA CCTTGCCATCTTTCAGCCAAGCAAGTGATACAGTGACAGCTATTGCCGGCACAGACATCACTCTGCGATGCCAAGCCACAGGCCAGCCTGACCCTCTTTATGAGTGGATGCATGATGGAAGAATAGTGGAGAGTCGTAACAGCATCACTGTCAGTGCTGGTGCCCTGTCCATCACTGGTGTCAGTCTTCAGGATGCTGGACGGTATGACTGCATTGCAGAGAATGCTCTTGGACGTGCTACCAAGTCCATCTTCTTGCAGGTGCAAG GTACCAGTGGAGCTCGTCCAGGAGATCGCTTTGTCACCAATGCAATTGTGGAAGCAACAAACCGTGTCAACACTGCGGTGAACAATACTTTAGCAGAACTGTCTGATCGCAATCGCCGCCTCACTATTTCTGATCTGATTCGCACATTTAGATACCCAGGTCCTGAGGCCCTGGAACCAGCACGTGCAGAAGAGATTTTTGAGCAGACTCTGGAGATAATCCAGCAGCGGGTCCAAGATGGCCAAAACTTTGATCTACAAGGCTTTG AGAATTCCTACCGTGAGTTGGTCTCCCCTGCCCACCTGCACATGATTGCCAACATGTCAGGTTGTCTGCGGCATGTACATTCCGTTGACTGCTCAGACAGCTGCTTCCACCGCAAATACCGCACCATGGATGGCACCTGCAACAACCTACACAATCCAACATGGGGTGCCGCAAACACAGCACTCCAGCGCCTGTTGGATCCTATCTATGAAAACGGGTTCAACACACCAGTAG GATGGAACAAGGGGAAGCTGTACAAAGGCCTTCATCTGCCTAGTCCCCGACTTGTATCAT TGCTTATGTCTGCTCCTCACATCACTGATGACGACAAGCACACCCACATGCTAATGCAGTGGGGGCAATTTCTGGACCATGATCTTGACCTTGCACCCCAAGCCATCAGCTTTGCCCAGTTTGCTGATGGCACTCGTTGCAATGAGACCTGTGAAAACAAGAACCCCT TTCCTATCCCAGTCCCCACAAGTGACTTGCGTATTCAGAGACATGCCTGTCTGGGTGTTACGCGCTCTGCAGCCACTTGCAATTCCGGAATGACCTCCTTGTTTTACAACACA GTGGCACCACGGCAGCAACTAAATGTCATTACAGCCTTCATAGATGCATCCAATGTTTATGGAAGTAGTCTTGATGAAGCTGAGAATCTGCGAGAACGGACAAGGGATCGTGGCTTGTTGCGAGTTGGTCCTCTCACCAACGGTGGTAACCGTTTGCTACCTTTTGACGATTCCACTTTAGCCCCTTCTGATTGCCAGATAGAGCCTGGCAAGAGGCACGTCCCTTGTTTCCGAGCTGGTGATCATCGTGTTAATGAGCAGCTAGCCCTGACAGCCATGCATACAGTTTGGATGAGGCAGCACAACCAGATTGCAACCGCTCTGCTGCAGATTAATAACCACTGGGATGGAAATAAG GTGTATCATGAATCCCGGAAAATTGTAGGTGCCATAATGCAGCATATAACCTATGCCCACTGGCTGCCTATGATTCTTGGTCCAaaggggatgatgatgatggggcaATATGAGGGCTATGATCCCACAGTGAATCCTACAATTGTGAATGAATTTGCAACTGCTGCAATGCGTTTTGGGCACTCATTGATACAGCCTATTTTGTTTCGGCTGAATGAGACATTCCAGCCTATTCCTGAAGGAAATCTTCCACTGCATAGGGCATTCTTTGCACCATACAGACTTCTTGAGGAGGGCGGAATTGATCCTTTTCTTCGAGGGTTATTTGCTGCTCCAGCCAAAAAGCGAATGCCTGGAGAGTTCCTCAACACTGAGCTGACAGAGAAACTTTTTGTGATGGCTAATGCTATAGGGCAGGATCTTGCATCACTTAACGTTCAGCGTAGCCGCGACCATGGCCTGCAGTTTTACAATGACTATCGTCCATTGTGTGGATTGCCAAGGGCTAACACATTTGAAGATCTTCGAAACGAGATTCATCATCGTGATACG AGGAGCAAACTTGAAGCCCTATATGGTCATCCAG ATAACATTGATTTGTTTATTGGAGGCATGAGTGAAACACCATTAGAAGGAGCCAAAGTTGGCCCACTTTTCACCTGCATTCTCTCTGGCCAGTTTCAGCGTGTCCGTGATGGTGACAG GTTCTTTTATGAAAACCCAGGAGTCTTTACTCCTGAACAGTTAACGGAGATCAAGAGAACTTCCCTCGCTCAGGTGATATGCCAGAGTGGTGACAACATTCGACGTATACAGCGTGATGTCTTTATTCGAGTTAAAAGCGATGATGAGTATGTTAACTGTGACAGTATTCCACGTCTTGATCTTCGCATGTGGAGCGACTGCTGTGAAG ATTGTCGTCGCCGAGGAAGTTTCAACTCTTTTGCCAGTCACTTCCGTGGACGAAGATCTGTAGATCATAGCTATCCTGAAGATCACCCCACAGGCAACACAACAGAGAAGAATGAGCTACActcagaagaagaaacagatgaGATGGtacatgaaaacagaaatgCCACAGAGCAGCTGAGACCTGCTGAAAAGGATACTTGTTCAGGGAAGACGTAG